aatgaatgaaaaagaaacattggGTGTTGAGGTATCAGATGGGATGAATTGAGAGTAGAATTGGAAGTGCGTTTAAAGTGTAGTTATGCTCTCTTTTCTGAAGTTGTGCTTTTGTTATCTTGAAAAACCATAATTCTTGGAAACTCAGCCTCATTACAACCCTTGAAAGACCTTGAGATTCATGCTAATTGTGTGTGTggtttgattgaaaatgattgGCAATTTTAACTTGTTCAATTTCagtggaaaatgagagaaacacATCCTTGTAAGATTTAAGAGAGAATTTCCTTGGTTAGAAACAATGGCTCTTACAATTGATTGTCTTGAAAAATTTGTTGCACTTTTATCCTgcttttatttgataattggaTTCACCATTTTGAATCTGTAGTTTGGAATGCAAAAGTTGTTTTGTAAGGACAATGAAATCGATTTCTCAAATAACCAATTTCAAAGTTTGAGTTTTGAAAAGCTGTTGGGATTTTATTactttgcttgaggacaagcaagatgCTAGGTTGGGGGGAGTTGATAAGTGCAAAAAAGTAGTTaattttcatatggaattttagcacttatgttttgaattgagtacatttgtatcaattttCCCCAATCTAAGAAAGATGAAATGTAATCACATGTTTCTGAGTTGTTGAGTAAAAGGAAATCATTTGATCCCTAGTTTGTATACATTTCAGGTAAACTAAGAGAGAAGAGCAAATCCTGCAACATTTCGCCTAAGTTAGAATGAtttcgcttaagctagacttgTCCAGGAAGCCATTACCTTAaaagtcattctcgcttaagcgaaaatattttagtttaagcgagaatgactatcttctccaagaagtttcttctcgcttaagcgagaataatttagcttaagcgagaattcgggcagttTATATACTTACGaagcaaaaagaaagaaagaacggAGAGCTACGGAGAAAGAAGCACCCAAAgagtttttcttccactttagttgtaggatcttcttcttcatctcttagAATGCTAATAGCTACTATGAGTGGCTGATCTCTTCTCTTGGGATTGAATGTAATCGATTCGAACTCGGATGTAATCtggtgatatttatatatagcatttctgtttttattcaacATTGGTATCTTTGTTCTGCTCTTAATGCTTGATTCTACCTGATCAATAGTTTCATGAATGTGGATTTTAGACTTGACTGAAAAGTATTTCTAAAACCCTGATTTGAGCAAGAATACTTGATATTCTGTGATGCTAGGGATAGATTTCAGTTTATCAATTGCTTATAACACTTGAATATAATGCTGGACAATTTGTTGGATATGTGAGGAATCAATATTCAAGGAACTGatcttatgaattttatatgcgAGGAATCGATATAAATGACTTTTGTGTGTTGCATCAATGTTGGTAATTTCAGTTGCTATATGTTTGTATTCATCCAGATTGCAGACGAGTGAGATAGATGAATTCAATCCCAACTTCTCATATTAATCTTCGTTAagttatttgttgttattattttactttcacgcaacgtagttttatttatcaacatcaatcaTGAATCAAATTGAACATCCTTGTATATATACTGTTTGAGATAAAAATTTATCTGTTTAATCGAAACTGTTCCTCGTGGGTTCGACACTCTTactaaaaaatcattatactacAGTTGACTATTGGTACGCTTGCCAAAAGtctaacaaatatataaattggaAAATTGGTTTCTGTATTTCAGGTTTCGTAAAATGAGCTATAacgaaaaaaatttaaaaaaaaaaacaaaacgtGATGTCGAGCTATACATTATTCGACGTTCATATTGAATCTTAACGTCGAACTATGCACTGATTAACGTTGATATAATACAGTGGATGTAACGATCAAAATGAAACATTGGGCGAGAAACTCTAGGGCTCAACGGGGTAACGTCAAGCATAAACTAGTTCGACGTTAAACTTACGTCAAGCCTTCTCATGTACGACGTCAAATcttcatttaaatatatatttattcaaatattatatgtCCTTTATCTGCTACTCGACGTGTATATCAACAAAACATGACGTCCATCAGTTTACTTCGACGTCAAAGTTACGTCAGCTTTACGTCAATCCCCTTCCAATTGACGCAAAATTTtgcttaaaatataaatatttattcaaatattagaCGTCAAGCACTTTAATATTTGACGTGTCTGTAAACAACAAGTAATGTCGCCCTACACAAATCGACGTCAACGTTACATCATACATCTTTGTCCTTGACGTCAACTTTATGTCCCCTCCCCATACATTTGACGCCAAATATTCCCTTAAATGTAACTAGTTATTCAGATATTAGACATCGAACTCTATAGAGTAGACGTGGATATAAAAGCGTAACGTTGAACAGTGGGTGTTTGGCGTCAAAATTACGTCAAACGATATGATGTCGAACACGAATACGTCGTTAAAAGCCAAAattattcgacgttgtacgctgTTTTTGCACCAGTGTAGGGCTCACATCTTTTAACGGCTGAAGctcagaaacacacttttcaacCCTTTGGAGGCAGATTTGGCATACGGGAGctatcctcttctctttctagggtttttatcTCATTCTTCCATCATTGTACACcaagtttctccatgacaatggagaactaaactcattttgttgttggggaagatgtaacctctaaactttcatgtatttgaatatgttttaaaatattttatgcttctttcattaattgttagtgattttctcctttactcaatgcttgttatgttttgatcactcatagcatgatgtatggctttctttgttattgggaaatacttAGGAACTAGGATCAGGAGAATTTCACCCAAAGGgactattgcctagacatagggatagaacgtttggttgtcttaagcttcttttcgtAATGCAGAATTGATTATTAAGGATGCAAGACattgtggtctaataattaaggataggctttttatgccgagacatcgggttctaagtaatttagagagtgacattaacaattaaatgaagatgatgaattCTTTTTTGCATGAAAGTAAGGacggtgaaatctaaaccccaacaacattatcatctcatattatcaacatcatccattcactcttgtgtttagccttaattgatcaaattttactcttattgcattttaattttaatcattggAATTGTTCTTTAGACTTAATTGGTTAAGGTATTACacaattgtttaggaacacgagtctcttgggaaacgatacttggtcttaccattttatattacttgatacgatttggtacacttgccaatgagaTAACAGTAAGCTACCggtaaaacaatcataacaacaagatacatacatactgattttatcaaccataatcaaacacacaataaGATACATATCTTGTTATTAtaccaaccataatcaaacacacaacaagatagaTACCTTCtaattatatcaaccataatcaaacacctcgtacatagtagtaataaaaatagaattcctaatcctctaacataaacaattcaatcatattGAATTACTCGATCCCCGATCCATGAACTTCTATCATCGATCCTTGATCTTTaacccttgatgtcatcactaacatctcacacacaGACCCTTGGTTTATTCACTCATTAGCACCCATGCTAACTACTTAGTATAACCATTAGAGtaacaccactatcaacataacataacaaGGAGCATCTTAAGTATCATGATCATtatcatagatacaccaccatcatgactatcTCAATCATaaacaacaccatgagcatcattGTACCATAATACCATAGTGGAAAGAGTTCATCTCACTCTTGCACCCTACCTATAGCCTCCATTACAGGACATTTGTAGCCTCCCCTACAGATCATCTCCTTCCAATCcacacaaggcaaaaggaagcacATATCCATAGATAGAACCAGGATTTACGAGGTACAACTACTAGACTTATCCTTCACTCTCATGCTAATCAATCACATACCCACGTACATCTTAACACTAATTCATGCTCCACTCTAAGCCACAAGTCAAATTAACCCCAAACATAACCATTAACCTCAATCTCTGATTATCATCATGTTCCACAGCTCCTCAGCCTTGGTTCACGTCCATTATTCATCAAATTCGTCATTTTCCACCAAAAGACATTgtggtaattgattatcacttaagataatcaattatataagtGAAATTTACCCAGAAACATCACGCAggaagagataatcgattatcatcctagataatcgattattctcggAACCATACTCAAAATTAACGCGCAGAATCGAAACACATCTTGGACATGATTAAAGCATTTaaacatacatacatcaacCCTAGATCACGTGGAAACATagttaacacatcatacatgcattcaagcatcacatacccatgtaaacatactcaaacacatataatacatcacttgaatcatccagaTCCAATCATTGACCTTTTATATCCCCAATAATAGAGTGCAAAAGAGTCTTcgataaaaacaccaaataaGGTTTTCAATCAGCCAAACTAACTAAGCTTAATGCTTATaaatgagaaccaagaagatgaaaattctctaAAACGGAGCTGCTGATGGGAGGCTATTTTCTCCCAAACTGGACTTTCGATTGATGATCCGAACGGTCATATTGAAGAACCATACGTTTGGAACCCACTGTCCAAAAATTAACCCGATCCAATGGGGAATGACTTCACAACGACGAAAAAACCAGTGTAGGTTTTATGTTATGCGGGAATGACCTTTTCTATTCCTTTCTCCCTTAGTTGGCTTTTTcgtctcttcaaatgactctaatgtgtCCTATTTGTAAGATCCGAGAAAAAAATAGGAGTCTTAGAAATAAGGTAGTCTTGTGATTTTggtcttttttttttggaaattagTGTTATTGATGTACACCTATAACCCaacacttacaacatatatttgcatggaaacccCCAAGCATTATAACTTTGTTCTCCCTTAGCATCAAACCCTTTGTTAGGATAACctaacaaaacatacataatacatttataaggaaaaatcattacaaatattacataaaccatATGCTCATTCATACACAAACTCTTAcccaataataaaaatagataatcataatcatatacacatgtatcaaaacaaggattaccaatcaagataatcaagaacacatataacatacaatcataaacaaacaaaggtaagcttCCACATACCTTGGTCAATCATAACGTTTTATCTACAACCCTAAAACACCACCAATCTTCCTTTACATTAAGTGTTTCTCGTCGCTCTCTTTGTTCTtctattaaaatgttaatttccTCTCTTCCTCTGTTTTTTCTCTTTGGTTTTTAGAGTTTCTAAGGCTTCTAAACATCAAACCAcatcttaattaatttctacaccaattaaataaaggtaaaatatCATTTTGTCTCTaggcaaaaataaaaaaaacaaagaagtaagataacaattatgttctacCAAAAATATGCACTCAACaacactaattttcacaaaaaccCAAAGACTTAAACTACTTTACTTTTAAAACCCTTATTTTCCCGGATCTTAAAGTTACGCTTGTTTGtctctaaaattataaaattttgttcaacaaaaattataaaattttgttcaacaaaaattatcaaattttgttcaacaaaaattatcaaattttgttcaacaaaaattatcaaattttgttcaacaaaaattatcaaattttgttcaacaaaaattatcaaattttgttcaacaaaaattatcaaattttgttcaatataaaacaaatattgtgattaatataaaataataaattatttttattattttaatattattatattaatcacaaatattaaatatttaataaataattaataaaaaattaattataagtatacaaatttataaataaccgtaaacttaattaaacttaaaatatcatATCAAATTTTACTACATTCATAGAAAGTTGAACAGAGTAGTTTTAGAAAGAAGTGCGTCTTCCCAATCCAAATGCATTGATAACATAACTGTTCACGATGTGGCATTGTTAGTTGTTTCTTCCTAAATAATTTATTACCAGAGTCCAATTTTGACCacttttattaaagttaaaaattaatttatttcggacttatttaaatttttaaatacaaaacgatttaatttttattatttattctgaCTCGCTGTCGTTtaccaaatcaaattaaaataacttattaaataatgaattaaaatattataattataatgagttaaatttacaaatatgaattttaaatttacgtAGCCAAATAAGAAAATCAAGTTTCTTTCGACTCTTTGAAGCAGTTCAAAAGctgtaaatttattttctttccaaaatacataagaataaatgaaaatttaaaattcaccaaaaactataaaatttttcattttatattattccttttcttaatttattttgactaaataaagtaataaaagctttgtaaaaactaaaataataaataaaagcacAAATTATTATCTTTTGTTTATTAATATAGGAtagaattttcatttaaatgttATGGGTATGTATGTTCtcattaatttgaaaaatcatcaacaatatggaaaattttaattaatactttattaactatttattaactatttattaactatttataaCAGTCAATGaaattaactatttattaaTACTTTATTAAAGATAAAGGGTGTTTCCTTTCCTGAAAAACCATTAAAAATGTAATGctttttaattatcataaatgtGGAGTCGTTAATCTATCCGTTAACACGGAAaaccaaaatattcaaaatattaaaatcacaaaaatcaTGCTAATATCAAACAGGAATGAATTTCAACTAAATCCTCGTGTCCTTTTTaatgataacaaaaaaatagtaaagttatagctataaaaataaatataaatactttttacaactttattataaataggttttttcttattttataggtaatattttctaataaataattattttaatttaaaatattgattaaataaaagaaattaaatttaaaaataaaaagttaaattaaaaaaaagaccactaaaagtaaaatttataaacggtatcttattaaaacttaaagttggaaaaaaattatacaaatcttctttatatataaattatcctaataattaatatgcaaatcaaattaaaagaaaaaacatcaaaataacgACCACATGAGTCCTCCTAAAAACATTCTTAACACAACATGTCCCTACTAAAGTATGTTTAAATTTCAACCCAAAATGAACGTTCAATAATGCAACATAACACCACCAACGACAATTGTAACGAAATACACCAAAGCGTTTGAAGGAGCCTTAGCAAAACCACCATTCGTCGGTGATGGCGCCGTTTCCGACTGCGGTGGAGAAGTTGGCCCCGCCGGCAACTGCGGTGGGGAAGTTGGCCCGGCGGATGACTGCGGTGGAGAAATTGGCTCCGCCGGAAACGGCGGTGGAGTTCCCGTCTCCGGTGGCGGTGCCGGAGGAGAAGTCACCGGATACATTGTTTCAGGTGCCGGAGCTGTCGCTGGATACCAGTTTTCAGGTCCCGGAGCTGCCGCAGAAGGCCCGTTGGCCGGTTTCGGAGATATTGAGTTTGATGGAGGTTGAACCGCTGGGGACGGTGGAGAGGAAGGCGAAACGATTGGTGGGTTTGGCTTTGGTGAGGGTGAAGGCATATCTTTTGGTGGCAACAATGGTGATAGTGAAGGTGATGGTGAAGGTGATGGCGATTTTCTAGGGGATAAAACAACAACAATCAATTTCTGACCCTTTTCACAGTTTCCATCATTTCCACTAATGAAGTAAAATGGTCCTGATCGATCAAACTTGAACTCAGTGTCACCGTTTTCGAACTTCTTGATTGGGTTGGTCTTGTTGCACTTGTCATAATCttccttcttcacttccaaCACCGAGTCCGAACCCTTCTTGTAGTTGAAAACTAGCAAGCAAAACAATAATAGAACAAACACCCATGAATTAAAACTGTCACATCACTGTAAAAATTGTCTTTATGCACGATCGAAACTCCAAACTTTTATAGGCATATGTGGGTATTTAATCAGTATTAGTATTAGTTACCTATTGTGTCATTGATTTGGAATCGGTTTCTTCCAGCCCAGTTATTGTAACTCTCGGAAGGATTTGGAACCCAGCCTTGGCTTCCACCAACGTTGAATTTCTTGGCTTGGGAGCTTGAGAGAAGAGTGAGGAGAAGCAAGAAGAGGTATAGAGGTTTTTGAAGATCCATGAGGGAAATGAAAAGTGATATGTGCGAGAATAGTGTCTGTTGCTGTGCTTATATAGAGAGAGGGAGAGTTCGAGGTAGTGTGAGACAAGAAATTTGAAGGAAATTTGCGGGTTAGAGTTGTAGAAACCGAAGCAAAATGAAAATGGTGTAGATTGAAATAGAAACAATAATATACgtatatcttaattttatatatagttagTTATTATAcacttcttatttttttattgtattatatatatatatatatatattaagtatatATTAAATGCTCATCAATGTTTTCAGTGCAAATGGATATTTTTCGAATAAAATAggaaagaatataaaatatttgactaTTAGGTTTTATTTCGAAGGAACTATGTATACGAACAAGGTGTACAAATTGCGCGAGTGTAGCGTGTGAAACATTCTATATTTGTGGATTGTATTCAAACTTTGAATGTAGTACACATGGCCCCAATAAAGGGTTTCaaaatttgcatttaaaaaaaaaatattttttgaatggtGGAcattagagttgtcaaaacgggtcatcCGGCTCAACCCGGCCAGGCTCACTACggattggtcacttagtgagtcaacccaacccaactcatttattagcgagccagaaaaTTTCAAACCTGGtccgactcaccacgggtttgtgggcaaacgggttgactcactagctcacttaattacaattttttttaaataaaaaaattacaaactttctataattcaaatctaaacaaatttcactttcaacatgggtgtttaattaattttgaaaataaggaacttaaataattttttcaaacaaaaacaaaataataaattttttttataaaattaaaattaaattttaataaaataaaattaggtagatGGGTTAGTGGGCCAACCCAATctaccacgggttcaacccgcatgagccggaTTTAAATGAACCGgattgaaatctgacccgcaaaaaaaaatacaattttttcaaactcaatccGGCTCAAAACCATGATGGGTCGAGTTGGCCCGCcgcgggttgtgacccattttggcAACTCTAGTGGACATGGTCTATGGTGGGAATCATGAAgttacaaaaaagaaagaaaaatgttactctacttataattattttattattttattattttatgctttttatttgtaatttttacaaacctttctatatatattaataataaatatttcagtttcaaataattaattaattaggaATAATTAAGTCacacaaaaatatttagtttaataaaattaattgaagttGAAAAGTTAACTGAAactaaaatatcatataattgataaatgtaATATTGATCGTTGTTTgggatattaaaaaaattatgggtTAACTatgtttgtaatatatataaattttctttttctacaatATCGTTGAGTAACTCTTCATGTTGATTCTCGACTTGACCGTTGGGTATTTTTGATGTATTTGTTTTCTTGGATAGATTTTCGTTCATCTGCATTTTAAAGAATGAGTCTTCTAGCCTTGACTTATTTCGATCAGGCTCATTGTTAAATTTCACATGAATGGCTTCCTCAACTTTCAAGGTTCTAGAGTTGTAGACTCTAAACACTCTTGATATTTCTAAGTAGCTAAGTATGATCCCTTCATCATTTGTGGAGTCAAACTTCCCTAAATTATCTTTAGTATTTAGTATAAAGCATTGATAgccaaaatgatgaaaataagaaatatttggCCTTTTGTCCTACCATAATTCATAAGGCGTTTTGCTAAGGACTGACCTAATGTAAATTCTGTTTTGATTGTAACAGGCACAGTTAACTACTTCTACCCATAAGTGTTTAGGagaattcaaagtgtttaacataGTTTTGGACATCTCTTATAGAGATCTATTTTTTCTCTCAGTGACTCCATTTTTTTGTGGAGTCCTTGGAGTTGAAAAGTTGTGCCTGATGCCAGAGTTTTCGTAAAAGTTTTCGAAaagttcattttcaaattttcctccatggtcactttagatagatataattttcaaattctttagTCTTTATCCTTTTACAAAGTTTGCAAAAAGCAATAAAAGTCTCATgagttataattaataaaatccaAGTCCATATAGAATAATCATCTACTACTACTAACCCATAGCGTTTATCACTCATAGACCTGTTTTCCCTTTATGCAAGTACTATAAAAGATTGTATCGTTGAATTATACTTCCAGCAGTCCTCTAACGAGATCATGGCGTTGCAAATTTGAGATTAATCTCATGCTTGCGTGTCCATAGTTATTATGCCATGTTACTACCTCATATTTCATAGATACCGCACATGAGACACTTTGAGACTACAATTCATCTAGGTTTATTTTATACGAGTTACCTTGTCTGTTAGTTGTAAATACTAAGGAGATATTATTATCTAATACCCTACATTGGCATTTAAAAAAACAGTACATCCAATGTCACATAGTTGACTTATATGAAGCAAATTATGTTTAAGGTCATCTACTAATAAAACATTGTCAATGAAGGGGGAGAGCGATCGAAGtcgtacccgaatcaaattaatgaGCAAATAAGTGCAATATAAGTTAGGAGAATGAcccctaggtcgtctctcaagtaccaaatgtggttcagcaATTAGATCACACACATGGTGGGGGGTTTTTAAAGTGATTTTGTGTACTGAAATAAACTAGCTAAAGCACAAATTCAAGCACAAATTTAAAGAACGATTAAATACAGGTTGGAGCTAGCTCGGTTTCACTTGTTTCCAATCAAAGATTCACAACAGATATTCAATCATATGACCCTTAATCCAACACTAAATAGACAACTAAGCGCAGTCTAAAACGGTCTTCATAAAATACGAATTAAGCAAACGCACTCACACAAATTCATCAGTTATGCACAAACACAgtaatcaactaagcaaagattaTCATGCTCAAATTAGACCACTAAGCGAGGACCAATTGCACAAAACATATTGCATATATGTAGGGGCACACAAAACCAAATGACAATTTTGCTCCATTCATCTTAAGGAAACCTGTGCAAACTCACTAATCACCAACCCAGAAAATTTACCTCTTCATAAAAACGAGTTCTAAACGATTAAAAgagaattgaaacaaaaaacGAACCCCAATGCAGAAACGAAATTCCAATGCACCAAAAACCAATCAACAAAAACacaatttaatcaacaaaaacGCAAACCTAAATGTAAAACGAAATCAAACAGAATTTAAACGCAATGGAAACAAACTCAAAACAAATTGGAAAAGCTTAAAACGAAGTTGCAATGCATGGAACTGAAAGTGCAGAAACTAAATTGCaagataaagagagaaaacgaaACTGCAGAATTGAAATTGCAATGCTCAAATTGAAAGTGCGtgaaatttaaatgaaaacataaaaccCCAAATTGGGGGAACTCTCTCTTGCTGTCCAAAAGTTCTAGAAACATAAAATGAGAGAGTGAGAAGGGTTTTGCCCCCATTGGGTCATAAAACCCTAGTCCAAGGTCAGCCTACAAATTGAGTTTTTACTATTTTGACCCAAAATGGCCCAATGGTCCAAATCTGtccaaaaatatactaaaaacgaatttataattgaattaaatctaaaaCGCCTATGTGGAGAGTGGTTGTTGACGTTCTTGCCCTCTTGAAGTCccaaaataatattccaaataattccctacaattaataatgcacataattagcctcagataattcaaattaactaaaataagaattactggtTAAATTAAgccaaaatatcaaaattgaggAAATATTGGACAGTTAAGCACAATTTCGTAATCAAATATAGTACAATAATCTAAGTGAATAGTAGAAAGTATTGATTCAttaaaatagaccacacttagtcttttgcactcctagGAAAAATCAAGACGCGGATCAAGAGAACACATCAAAGGACATCAGGGAAGTGACACAACCTCAACACATACAAACAAAAAAGActcacaagaaaacaaacagaTTTACACATTCCTCAAGGaatatggaaaaagaaaaggggtAGACAACATCCAACACACAAAGAATAAGAGAAAACAGATACTCATGgtaatcatccaagcaattccaaacatggcaaaataatcaatcaactcaagaggtgaattaaaagcaacaaaacctcacagatgtgCTATCACTGTTTCTCTCAAGTGCCTAAGGTAAGCaatgtcaactcaatgcactcaagaaagcaagcaaTAAACAAACTTGGCAAGTCTCtgatatcaacactcaaaacatatgcatctTCAAATCaaaaaggtcttttcatggttttaatggggccaaggacaaggaaggataaaatatggatgacaagctacaaaccaaaaataatataggagcaatggggaacaagtgaaaATACAATCAgatcacacccaaaacctctaattcaatcatCTTTTTGACCccattattcaaatttttttaattttctcattttttttttctatttctttctttcttttcttgtcttgtctcttttattttctctcttttttagAACATAATTgactgtaagagacaagatacacaacatattttCAACACAACTAAGAAGaagaaccaactagccaattaaTCAGAATCCTCAagaagaccacacttgttcccaaaacaattccaaagcgccaaaattccctaaggttaaggtaatcatggtttttcacttaaggCTAATGTATGAgcttcataaaaaagaaaagggaaaagcaTAAGCTCAAAGGTTATCAAAGGATTACAACCgagtaggcttatttggctagagaggctcaagaacaaaattgcctttatcagttccaaacatgcatatcaatcaagaattatcaaccAAAGTTAAGCCAAGGCATAtgcgcaagcaatcaagaggtatatcacacacaagaaagagaTCAAGTGGCTCAAATCCTCACATAGGGTATTTCTGTcataatcaaatcaacctctcaaatatcacaatcaTCTTTCTAAGCatagaaaagcaaggatttcaaaccaaTCATAGTATCAATGAATGGGAG
The Vigna angularis cultivar LongXiaoDou No.4 chromosome 5, ASM1680809v1, whole genome shotgun sequence genome window above contains:
- the LOC108339907 gene encoding early nodulin-like protein 2, with translation MDLQKPLYLFLLLLTLLSSSQAKKFNVGGSQGWVPNPSESYNNWAGRNRFQINDTIVFNYKKGSDSVLEVKKEDYDKCNKTNPIKKFENGDTEFKFDRSGPFYFISGNDGNCEKGQKLIVVVLSPRKSPSPSPSPSLSPLLPPKDMPSPSPKPNPPIVSPSSPPSPAVQPPSNSISPKPANGPSAAAPGPENWYPATAPAPETMYPVTSPPAPPPETGTPPPFPAEPISPPQSSAGPTSPPQLPAGPTSPPQSETAPSPTNGGFAKAPSNALVYFVTIVVGGVMLHY